ATGGAGGAGTTTATAGATAATACGATTATTTACCTTGGACAATATTTTCTCCGAAATAATTCTGAATCTGGATTTTCAGCGGATAAGAGGTGTTTTGGATGGACGGTGGGACAAAAAAGGGATGATAGAATTGAAACTGCTTTATTTTGCACTGGCGTCTGGCACAATTTGCTAAACTTGTACCCGACTTAATTCTGTCCCACAGCCGGTCAAACTTTTATTTTTTTTTAGATAACTGGTTGTTGGATATAACTGATTTTTTGAAAATCATATAAGCAAGCTGTTCAATCGCTTCTTTATTCTCAAGCCCTTTTATCCACATCTTGGGAAAAGACCCGATGCCGTGGAGCGCTCCGCACAGCGCACCCGTTATACAGGCTATGGAATCTGTGTCCCCGCCTGCGTTTACAGCTTCGATTATTGCATTTTCAGGAGATTCAAAGTGCCTCAAGAAACAGTAAAATGCGCTCGGCACGGTTTCATATACCAGACATGAAGTTCCAAGCTTAGCAAATACTTCCCCGGGCTCTTGGGTTATTAACCTGCAGGAAAGCTCAATCCTTTTCCCAAGTTCCATATCATAATTTATTGCCCTGGCAGAAGTTTGCTTTGCGATCTCTAAGCGCTCCATCCCGTTAAGTGCGCATCTGACCCCCACTGCCACCGCTACCGCGCCCGCAACGGCAGCTTTGCTTCTGTGCGTCGGGATGGATGAAAGAGCTGCATTTTCCTCGACTTCCTCAATGTCATCATAGAAAAGCCCGATAGGCGCAGCCCTCATGGCAGAGCCGCATGATGGAATATCACTCCCCGACTCTTTCCAGCTTGTGCCTGAATTCAATCTTTCCAAAGCCCGGGAACTTGAAGGCCCGATTAGCGATTTCCTTGCCGGGTCGTTCAGGGCATCCTCACCCCACTTCGCTACTCTTGCCGCGAAGTCCCAAGCATTGAATCCACCGCACTTGATAATTGACTGCGCAAGAACCATCATCTGTTCCGTGTCATCCGTGTATTGACCGGCTCTGAGTTTCCATCCCGGGCATCCGACTTGTGCTGTGCCGTAATCCGTGACATATCCCCTGCTCAGAATATCCTCTCTGCTTTGCCCTTCGTTCTGTTTCCCAAGCGCATCTCCCATGGCAGCGCCGAGCATGCAGCCGGTATATTTACTTAATTCTTCAAGCTTCATTGTCCCTTTTGACGTCCCGGGCAGCTTCTGTCATCACATCTGTAAGATGCGCCACAGGAGGAGAGTAGGAGGTTTCAAGTCCAGAGAGCTCTTCAGTGGTCAGACCGCAGCAGATAGCCATCCCCAGCGCGTCTATTCTCTCTTTGACGCCGCGTTCTCGGGATATTACCTGCCCTCCGATCAACCTGTTCGAACCATCTTCAAAAATCAGCCTCATGTGGATGGTCCTTCCTCCAGTATAATATCTTGAATTACTTATGCCAAGAGCACTGCCGGCTATAACCCTGATGCCGTGCGCAGCAGCTTTTTGGGAGTTGATGCCAACGCATCCTATGTGAAGACCCCCGAGCACGGTAACCATGGGATTGACCTGGGGTTTCAAAATACTCATCCTTCCCATCAGCCTGTCTGCTATGACCCATGCTTTCTTAATCGAGGAGGATGCCCGGAAAAAGAAATCAGCTCTGCCAGTCACAATATCAATTGCCTGCGTGCATGCTCCGGAGGCAAACACGTTCGGAAGGATGTGACCTGCCTTTTTAACCCGGCATGCCTCGTCTATGACAATCCCGTGCTCTGAAACCTCGATTCCATCTTCTAATGCAAGCCTGACATATGGCTTAAAAGTCGTGCCTTGGAAGACAACCTGGGCTTCTATAGATTCTTCTCCGAATTCGACCGAGGCTGCCTTGCCATTCACGTCTCCTTTGATTCTCCTGGCTTTTTTCCCTGTAATAACCCTGATACCCAGCCCTTCAAGGTGCGCTCGTACAACATCTGCCATTTCCACATCCAGCCAGTCCTGGAGTAATTGGGCTCTCTTTTCAACAACCGTAACCTTCATCCCTCTTTTCAAGCATGCCACGGCCATTTCAAGATCAATTGAGCCTGACCCCAGTATGACGGCATTTCCTGCTCCTTGTGTTCTTAAATATGCATCCAGCTCTTTTGCAGCTCTCAGGGTTTTGGTATGTGCAGAGAAAACCCCGCCAAGCCCTCCATCTTCAATAGCCAGTGCGGAGTGGAAGGTGCCCGTTGCGATGACGAGAAAGTCATACTCCACCTCTTCGCTGCCCACAAAAATCCTGTTGTTGTCGGTGTCGATCCGTGTCACCTCGACTCCATCCCTGATTTCTATACCCATCTCTGTATAATGCACCTTCTTTTCCATTAAAAGATCATCAAAAGACGGAATATCACCTCCCAGCACAAACGGGATGCCGCAGGGGGAATAAGCAATATCGGTATCGCGGGTAAATACCTTGATTTCGTAGTTTGCACCGTGTTTCTTTAACTCCGACGCCACGGGAAGACCACCTGAGCCGCTGCCGATTATAACAAGCCCTGGAGTATTTTTTGCCATAGCACGCCTCTGCCCCTCTAAGCTCTGATTTCTTCCTTTCTTATTTTCTCAACAATGGTTTCTCGAAGAGCTATCAATCCCAGGCTGAATTCAACAGGATACAGGGAAGCACCTTCCAGTTTCTTGTATATATCAGGTAAATTTGAGAAGTTTTGATTTGCTTTCTGCCTTATCTCAGAAAGTGTGGGTCTTTTGCAGACGATTTTCCCATTCTTAACAGCCTTTTCCAGTAAAGGCACTGCATTGTCAATTACTTCGTCTTCCAGCGATATAACATCCTTTTTGAATTTCCCGTTTTCAAAGGTTCGCCAGACAATTTTTTTCCCCGGAAGCGTGGCTTTCACCGTCTCCTCTGAAAGCTTCATCTTGGGAAGATGTTTTCCCTGCTCCACAATATCAGAGAGCTTGTATATCCCGTCAAGGGCTGGAGTGGGTCTGCCTGTGATGAGCTCGGTGCCGACGCCGAACATATCTATTGTTGCGCCTTTTTTCATGAGTTCATCTATTTTCCATTCATTGAGGTCTCCGCTTGCCACTATTTTCACGTAACCAAGACCCGCTTCGTCAAGTATATTTCTGACATGCTTTGAGAGCTCGCTTAGATCCCCGCTGTCAAGCCTGACGCCAAGAAGCTTCTCACCTTTCTTTTCAAGCTCCTTTCCAACGATAACTGCTTTTTTCGCTCCTTCTATGCTGTTATAGGTGTCTATGAGCAGAAAACATTTTTTCGGGAAAGCGTAGGCATAGGCACGGAAGGAGTCAATCTCATGGTCAAAGCTTGTTACGAATGAATGCGCCATTGTTCCAGAAACCGGGATTCCAAGTTTCATGCCCGCAAGTACATTGGACGTGGAAGCGCATCCGCCTATATACGTTGCGCGTGTAGCCTCAAGATGCCCGTCGCCCTGCGCCCTGCGCAAGCCGAACTCTGCAATCGCCCTTCCTCTTGCGGCATGCACGACGCGCGAGGCTTTGGTGGCTATCAACGTTGAGAAGTTCATCTTGTTGAGTATGAAGGTCTCTACAAGCTGTGCTTCGATTATCGGAGCCGTTACCCTGATTATCGGTTCAAGTGGAAAAGCAATGCTTCCTTCTGGCATGGCAAGCATATCGCCTGTGAATCTAAAGCCCAGAAGGAAATCCGTGAACCCTTCATCAAAGCCCTGACTTAGAAGGTATTCGACGTCATCATCCTCAAACTTCAGGCTCTCGATATAATCCAGAACATAGGTTAATCCCGCTGTCACAAGGTATGAGCCGAAGGGTATTTTCCTGACAAAATAGTCGAAGGTTGCCTCAGGATTATGCCCCGAGCTCCAGTATGCCTGCATCATGGTAAGCTGGTAAAGGTCGGTTCTGAGTGCCTCGGTCATATTAATATCTGCTTATTATTTACTTTTAATTAGTTTTTCTAAGGTTTTTAGCTTTTTACTTCTTTTCTTGATATCTTCTATTAGATGAACAAATTTTTCGAGTTTTGTATTGATAATTTTATGAAATTCATCAGCATCATCTGGCAAGCTGTAGTCTTTCACATTCACTCTTGCTTCTTTAGCCGCTTTCAAAATCCAATCTTCTAATCTTGGGCATAAAACGATCAGATTATTTTGAGCATTTTTATCATACAATAGTTTGATATCATCTTTATTTGATTCGATTTTCAATTTTCCAATATAGCTAGGTTGCGCACTGAATGGGTCTTCATCTACCAAA
This DNA window, taken from Candidatus Methanoperedens sp., encodes the following:
- a CDS encoding ISNCY family transposase, coding for MEEFIDNTIIYLGQYFLRNNSESGFSADKRCFGWTVGQKRDDRIETALFCTGVWHNLLNLYPT
- a CDS encoding ADP-ribosylglycohydrolase family protein, whose amino-acid sequence is MKLEELSKYTGCMLGAAMGDALGKQNEGQSREDILSRGYVTDYGTAQVGCPGWKLRAGQYTDDTEQMMVLAQSIIKCGGFNAWDFAARVAKWGEDALNDPARKSLIGPSSSRALERLNSGTSWKESGSDIPSCGSAMRAAPIGLFYDDIEEVEENAALSSIPTHRSKAAVAGAVAVAVGVRCALNGMERLEIAKQTSARAINYDMELGKRIELSCRLITQEPGEVFAKLGTSCLVYETVPSAFYCFLRHFESPENAIIEAVNAGGDTDSIACITGALCGALHGIGSFPKMWIKGLENKEAIEQLAYMIFKKSVISNNQLSKKK
- a CDS encoding FAD-dependent oxidoreductase, with amino-acid sequence MAKNTPGLVIIGSGSGGLPVASELKKHGANYEIKVFTRDTDIAYSPCGIPFVLGGDIPSFDDLLMEKKVHYTEMGIEIRDGVEVTRIDTDNNRIFVGSEEVEYDFLVIATGTFHSALAIEDGGLGGVFSAHTKTLRAAKELDAYLRTQGAGNAVILGSGSIDLEMAVACLKRGMKVTVVEKRAQLLQDWLDVEMADVVRAHLEGLGIRVITGKKARRIKGDVNGKAASVEFGEESIEAQVVFQGTTFKPYVRLALEDGIEVSEHGIVIDEACRVKKAGHILPNVFASGACTQAIDIVTGRADFFFRASSSIKKAWVIADRLMGRMSILKPQVNPMVTVLGGLHIGCVGINSQKAAAHGIRVIAGSALGISNSRYYTGGRTIHMRLIFEDGSNRLIGGQVISRERGVKERIDALGMAICCGLTTEELSGLETSYSPPVAHLTDVMTEAARDVKRDNEA
- a CDS encoding nicotinate phosphoribosyltransferase produces the protein MTEALRTDLYQLTMMQAYWSSGHNPEATFDYFVRKIPFGSYLVTAGLTYVLDYIESLKFEDDDVEYLLSQGFDEGFTDFLLGFRFTGDMLAMPEGSIAFPLEPIIRVTAPIIEAQLVETFILNKMNFSTLIATKASRVVHAARGRAIAEFGLRRAQGDGHLEATRATYIGGCASTSNVLAGMKLGIPVSGTMAHSFVTSFDHEIDSFRAYAYAFPKKCFLLIDTYNSIEGAKKAVIVGKELEKKGEKLLGVRLDSGDLSELSKHVRNILDEAGLGYVKIVASGDLNEWKIDELMKKGATIDMFGVGTELITGRPTPALDGIYKLSDIVEQGKHLPKMKLSEETVKATLPGKKIVWRTFENGKFKKDVISLEDEVIDNAVPLLEKAVKNGKIVCKRPTLSEIRQKANQNFSNLPDIYKKLEGASLYPVEFSLGLIALRETIVEKIRKEEIRA